AGTTTCCATAAGTCCTGTTGcatttcataacttttttcttatgacctaaaatatatataaagatgtCTTTAACaattttccttattctataaaaaaaaaaatctaatattataataacatatcaacttagaaaacattttatacaatatctttacaaaaaaagaaatgtttactaattaggaatttgagatacTTTCCAATAATCTTTactttatatcaaattttattaagttAATCTTTCATCTCCATATGACAAacttttttgtatcatatccCCACGAAAAAACAATCAACTTCACCTTcaactaaaattatttctacaaTCCTCTTGTGTGCTTTATTTCCTTTAACTCTTATAGAGATCTTCATCTTGGGTTATGATACTACTTGTTGTGTTAACAAAAACATTAATgcaaacatattaaaggaagaatacaaaaataaaacaaaccacACAAAAGGTACATGAGGTTTTAACATGATTTGACCAAACATGTCTATATCtataaatgagagaaaatatttttattacaccAAAGAGAATATTGCAAAAGATATAACCAAATATAACTATTTGGTTCCTCAAATATCTCATGTTTCTCCATCCCTTATATCTATCACCTTAAACTACGAGCCTCCTTACTCCACTTggtattttctctttttctttacatttctaTCCACCTTATAAAAATTTAGAACTATTTCCAACATTATATTTGATTcctagaaaatattaaagaaaaaaaaatactaaagaaattattttatcatatttgattatgttatggaaaatattaaataaaaacaactataattaaaattaattacaaacttgtccattttttaattatttaatatttatatgaaaaggttaaataaaaatgagtttgaaataatatataaaaataaattttctttcattttttttccctttcttttcctttttttcgtttgttttttatttttatttttatttttttgccttGTATTTTCCGTTCGAGCTTTTGGGAAAACAATGATAgcagaaagaagagagaaaatagaaaagggaaaagacacataaaaatagaaaataactttataaaactttaaagaagagagaagagaaaataCTTGAGCCAACACAGCCTCTGCACCACGAACTAATCGTCTTCCGACATATTTGATGCTTATCCGTCCTTTACACAGTTCTTATACATGGGCTaccaaaacaaaaaaggggattTTCTATAACCATTCAATTAATGTAAAGGAAAAAcacagaattttttttctttcccgtaaaagaaatgaaaaaatattaaagaaaaacacaGGAAAGGACATATGAATCTGGATTGCATGGATGTCATCACAAGCATCAAGGAAATTTATtcctatcaattttttttcaatttttgtatatcactcatttaaaaaaaaaaaaatcatttaaagaaattaaatttttatttcctaaaaaAAGGAAGTGAAAAATGTATATATCATAacataaaataacattaatatatagtattatttaatacaaataaaatgcttttatgattatttaacaatataaaacaatatttttttatttataaattttaaatattttaacaaaaaatgttattaactAATCATAACctatcttgtatataattcggTCTTATTGCTTTGAATCgaatttgtatcattttttttatgcctTAACCTCATTCTTTTAAATCTTAActtcatttatttgtattctTATGTAATAATTTAGATTTCATCgcatatttttaataatcaaaattacaATATCGAATAGGTATTGAATTAATACCCTATAATTTCCTTCTATTAAATAGACAACAAGAGATGTATATAAGAGAAGAaagtgaattatttttagagaacattCAACATTTGACACACAAAATGTCACTATTGCAGCTCACATGAGGGCCATAACGCAgttaattaaatacaaaataaattaaaccccTCTGTTATGTATGAATCGTAGGTTGCggtcattttaaaaattatatggaATTTTGTAATGAAAATTCAATGTCAGGGGATTTTCCatgatattttatgaatatgacaaaaaaataaataataaataaagaagagaCCAGACGTACAACTTTGCTGTGAAGGGACCACCTTGAAAGCTATACCAATGAGGCACTTTATTTCATAACAAATGatctaaagaataaaatttcagaCTTCATTCTTCCATCCCAAAGGTTTTTTGAAGTGCtctgttatttttttaacttctttctTCGTTACAAATGCAGAGAACCTTCTTTTAACTTCTTTCTTCCTTACGATTGCAGATTGCAGAGAACACATCCTTTTTGGTTTAACGTCTGGTATTATAGTCAAGTTGATCAGATGGTTATCCCAATTCAATCTATCATACCATGTTTTCAAGGAAGTGGATATGATATTTGGAGTTCAAAGATGAGGACTCTTTTTATCTCTGAAGATTTGTGGGAGCTTGTGGATATGGGTTATATAGAAGAGGAGATTTCAAAAAATGCTATTAGAGATGTACGAAAGAAAGATGCTAAAGCATTGTTTCTTATTCAACAAGCAATTgcagaaaatatttttcctcaaatttcaaaGGCAACAAAGTCCAAAGAAGCTTGGGATGCTTTACAAATAGAATATCAAAGAACAACTAAGGTATTTGTGTTATTGGTTTGTTATGATATATTGGAGTCTTAGATTTGTTCAAATTAAGGTAAGAGTCCGATGTGTTATTCTAAAAAGGGTTGTGACTTCATATAGGCCTTGTTTTAGTGACTTGGTGGATAATTTATTTAGGAGTTTATTTGAGTTTGATTGCCTATTTAATGGAAATATGATGAATATATTTCAGATCAACTCAATTATACTTCTTTCCTTTCACTCTAAACTCTAAttgctttattattttttaacttctctCTTTTGGGAAAACATCTTTTTTGCATTATCCTTTACAATATATTGACATAATAGATCACTTATATTGACTTCATTTTAGTTCAATTCACCACCGTTTGAGAGGACTAAAGGGCTTAACAAACACTTAAGCTATGCTtagtttcaaagaaaaaaaaatattaagcaaAATTATTgtctcatgtttgatttttttttcttctacttttgttctttattttcttcattgcatTTCCACCATGGTGCAGAATTGATGAATCTTAACTTGGGTTCTAATTCGAATCAGGTTGCAACTCAAGATGGAGATGGTAGCCAAACTAACATCAAAACCATGGTAGACATTGTGTATGAGGCGGCAGCAATGGGGGACATTAAAATCTTGGAGGAAATTCCGGAGTCTGAATTTGAAGTCCAATTAAGCCCAAAGCATAATACAATACTCCATATCGCAAGCGAATTTGGTCAAACAGATTGTGTGAAATGGATCCTTGAGTTGCCTTCATGTTCATCTCTACTGCAACGCCCTAATATGAATGGGGACACTCCGCTTCACCTTGCAGCAAGGGAAGGACATTTAGAGGTAGTCGAAGCTCTTATAAATACTGCAAAACAACTTCCCTTGGATATTGAAACTAAGACCAGTTCAGAAAAGGTTATGTTAAGGATGACAAACAAGGGGAAAGACACAGCCTTGCATGAGGCAGTGCGATATTGGCATTCTGATGTAGTGAAGTTACTAATTGAGGAGGACCCTGATTTTAGCTATGGTGCTAATGATTCAGGTACGACTCCTCTTTACATGGCTGCGGAGAGAGGATATAGGGACGTGGTGAAAATAATCATAGACAATAGTACTTCACCATCTTACAATGGCTTAATGGGTAGAACGGCCTTGCACGCTGCTGTAATATGCAATAACCAAGGTAGTATGCTTCACAATACCCAAGAtttaatataatgatttttgttACAAGTGTAGACTCAAAAGGAAagtgcatttatttattttgttcatttccTTAATTTTCTCAGACTTTTTTCCTTTATCTGTATCAGAAATAACAAAGATGATACTGGGATGGAAGTCAGATCTCACCAAACAAGTAGATGAGAATGGGTGGTCTCCACTTCACTGTGGTGCAGAGAGAGGTTGTGATCCAACAATAGTGGGTGAATTACTAAATATAGATAAGAGTGTAGCCTACCTTACGATTAAAGATGGGAACAAGACTGCCCTTCATATTGCATCTTTCCACCATCATACTAAAATAGTAGAGGAGATCGTATCTCACTCTCCTGGTTGTCGGGAGCAGGTCGATGACAAGGGCAATAATGCTTTTCACTTTGCCATGATGAAAAAGGGAGATGATGATTATTACATTCATAGTTATTTTAGAAACAAATGGTTAAGAACTAGAGGACTTGTAAATGAGAAAGATGCTCAAGGAAACACACCTCTCCACCTACTCTCTTGTTACCAAATTCGTGATGTTGGGCTCTTATGGAGGCATCAAGTGGATAAGAAGGCATACAACAATGAAAAATTGACAGCTTACGACATGACTTTGAGGGCCAAGGAGAACGTTTCAGCGAAAAGGGTAAGGCTCCCTCATCACCTTGTTACCGTGTAGTGAAAAATGCTCGTTATATCGTGCTTCTCAAACTGCATGTGCTCATTTGAAcgaaaatattttcattgaaaTACGCAATGTTTTGTTACTTTTAACCATATGATTGGTTTCCTTGAACCTAAACATACCATCCTTTCATCCATAGCCTATCGGTTCACGTTGGGCATAAGACCCAGCACCAGAATTCACCATTATTAGTAAGACTCTTGTTTATCTTACTGTCAAGAGATAATTGCAAAACATCTATTCCAAAACTTATTTAtgagttaaaaaatgaatttaatggatttatttaataatttatattgatgttgaaatttaaataaatttgcactcaaacatattatttttattaaaaaggtttagaacaaacaaataacTTGATTCGATGTATTTTAGTTACACGCATTTTTCACTTATATCAGATTTTCACCAGCAATGAGTGCATGTGAAAAAAATGGATTgatcaattgaattaaatttaaatgttcCTCTCATCCAATTTCCGAATCAGATCCAAGAGCAGTTCGAGTGGGCTATGCCCGGTAATACATCTATGGCTATGGAGAAGTCaatgaagaaattgaagaaagagACAGAAAGCAAAGAGTACAAGGAGAAATACACCTCTGAATTACGAAAACAAGGTGAAACCCATTTGATAGTTTCCGCGCTTATAACAACAGTAACTTTTGCTGCGGGTTTCACCTTGCCCGGTGGTTACAAAGAAGATGATGGCAAGGCAATTTTATCAAAGAAAGCAGCTTTCGGAGCATTTGTTGTGACGGATACCATAGCCATGGTGTCTTCACTATGCGCCgtatttcttcacttttttatgACCATGCGCAAAGATGATGAGTTCCTTGAGAAGCACTTGCTTTGGGCTTTTATTTTCACCATGGTTGGGATGGGAGCAATGGCGATCGCTTTCGCAACCGGCTTGTACGTTGTTTTACCGCATTCCTCGGGCCTTTCATTTCTCAGTTGCATCCTCTGTTCTTGCTTTTTCCTCTCCTTTGTTGTTGAATATTGTCAATTTTGGAGAGGTACGATTTCGGACATGGTAGACAAAATAACCTCTTCgctcaagaaaaagaaagaatagcctctttgtttttgtttaaggTCGGTTTGGCAAGCTGAGGATGGGGttatataagaaaagaaaatgcagaTGTGTAGACTCGGGCTCTCGGATCTTTGGACGAGCTCTTTTATAAGAGGGCAAAGAGAACCGGCTCTACGCTTGCTGATATTGAAAAACAAGAGTCCAAAGCAGGGAAAGTTGAAAGTAGGAGAATCAAACTATAttctactttcttttatttttacattgattTTGTATTGGAATTagaattatattataaatgtgCATAGAGTATTGAACTGATTTATCTGACCTGAGTGTCAATGGATACAGTTGTGAATATGAATAACATTTTCCTGACCACTCAATTAATATAAAGGAAAGacacaagtaaaaaataaataagagacaAAGGAGAAGACTTGAGCGCCTCCTCTCCACCACACAACTAACCAACGTCTTCCATCATATTTGATTCAACGTTGTTATCCGGCCTTTCCACAGTTCTAGGATGTGGGCCTAGCAAAATATACCAGGGAATTTTCCATGATATTCTATTAATATGACAGAAAAAACacagaaattaaaagaaataataaataaagaagaggCCATACGTACAACTTTACTGTGAAGCGGGCCACCTTGCAAGCCATATCAATGAGGCGCTTTATTTCACGATAAatctaaagaataaaatttcagaCTTCTTTCTTTTATCCCAAAGATTTTTCGAAgtgttttgttattttttaacttctttcTTCCTTACTATTGCAGAGAACGcttttttaacctttttctttcttacGATTGTTAAGATTGCGTCTTTTTTGGATTATTGTTTGGCATCATAGTCAAGTTCATTGAATGGTTATCCAATCCAGCTTATGATACCATTTTTTAAAGGAAGCGGATATGACATTTAAAGCTCAAAGATATGGACTTTTTTTTATCTCTGAACATTTGTGGGAGTTTGTGAATAAGGATTGTATAGAAGAGGAGATTCTAACATATGCTATTAGAAATGTGTGAAAGAAAGATGTTGAgacattgttttattttttattcaacaagCAATTGCAGAAagtatttttcctcaaatttcgAAGGCaacaaagtccaaagaagtcTGAGATGAATATGAAAACACAACTAAGGTATTGTAGACCTTCAATTTTGTcatcctagcacatgtcctattagatacTGGTTCGATACttacagtagttccttggtggcccattgttactcatactacttaccttttttgagccacttcggagactttggttgaaggattatctaaccccttattgtgacctttggcagccctaatttagaattaggcttttcattcatttttaggatagtttTTTAGATGCACTTGGTCCTTTAAGCACCACCCTAGGTCCGCTTAGATTCACCTTGACCCGCTTAGACCCACCTAGGCACCTTCTAGCCCACACAAGCTCACTTTAGATTCACTTAGGCATCTGACCCACCTGTGTTACTGTGGACCCTCACCTGATCCATCGGACCGGCGCGACATcgcttttaaaatgaaaagaaataatgaaaaagttgagttttccagttttgaaaaacccgccctcggtgaggaacggtgtcgtttggagtcgccacttactttttatttttgtttttaaaatggggaaaattaagtaagaacaaaaacccctaatgaccccagtatggaaaaaacggtctgcgaaaactagattctgggtccagGGATCAAGTtacccattgggaaggtacctcatgcgaggtagcacccctctaggcccggaactcggtctctactaatgaattgggtatgtgggagcatatgggtcaaagatgaaaccctaggctaaatagatgtcatgaatcacacaatcctagttggtatttggcatgcatatgaattcaaccaaccaaaataatgggtgcgtacctgtggtccctagccaagcgctgcataaaaggttgataaacacataacaaacattcaagattaagcaccatgcatgcatatgattcaacaatcaaaaccaaCGATGCGTACTTGTAGTCCCTAGCCATGTGCTacagcagagggtgagtcaatcacgcaacatgtattcaaaatcaagcatccaagcttgtgccaaaaaggaagatagttggttgaaatgaggtaagggactccccaaatgtcatacaaatcgaactagactcatctagaccacaccacccataacttcaaaattgcccatactaactgaaatcaaacactgacttaaaccttcaagatggctcacaagtaccctatagcaaatgggtttgagccccaatggataagggctcgaaaaatgccaaaatcgagggttacctaaagtcctccagcagaacaggttgaactagttctcaactagtaaaacctattgagaagaattcccaaatttttctagaaaactcctaaatgagtgaggattcaaacaaaagaaacggttctcaattccgagcctggatgagtgagaaccaaacaaagaccGATCAGGTGCTCCTCATGACTGATAGAGTCAGCCAGccatggtgctgaaccggttgaaccggtttccaactggtccatccggttgataaaaaatcccaaattcagtcaaaaagttcctaagtgattaaggaagcaaacaaaagaaacggttctcaattccgagctcggatgagtgagaaccaaacaaagaaaggcaggtgttcctcatggctgatagaggcttccagctatggtgctgaaccggttgataaaaaataccaaatttagtcagaaagttcctaagtgattaaggaagcaaacaaaagaaacggttctcaattccgagcctggatgagtgagaaccaaacaaagcccgATCAGGTGCTCCTCATGACTGATAGAGTCAGCCAGccatggtgctgaaccggttgaaccggtttccaACTAGTCCAtctggttgataaaaaatcctaaattcggtcaaaaagttcctaagtgattaaggaagcaaacaaaagaaacgattctcaattccgagcccagatgagtgagaaccagacaaagaaaggcaggtgttccttatggctgacagaggctgccagctatggtgctgaaccggtttcCAACAGGTTCAgctggttgataaaaaatcccaaattcagtcagaaagttcctaagtgattaaggaagcaaacaaaagaaacggttctcaattccgagcccgaaTGAGTGAGAACCATACAAAGAAAGgtaggtgttcctcatggctaacagaggcagccagctattgTGCTGAACCAGTTtagccggttgataaaaaatcccaaattcgatCAGAAAGATCCTAAACCAttcataaccaatcaacaacaatcatgtgtggcctttattatccacacccaagcaatacaatcttcatatcaaagggaagaaaagatgatgaggaaggagaaaaagcacatgaagacgaggaagataaactgtaagtaaagaaaattcagcatgcttacctcagaatctccaccaaatatgatccgtgtatgccgatgatgacttccaaaactgagatgctgtcactctcctcttcaaaaaaaccacagtgctgaagctttcccccacgctctctgtggacccgtatttttcacgtgcgcccccactcgatcggcgagactcgctttttatttgtgaaaaattaatttttagaaaagtcggagtcgccacttattttatttttattttaaagggaaaataaaacaagaaagaaaaaccttaaaaaaagtgactccataatttttggaaaaagcatgtctttgaaaaacccgtgtctaagtccggggatcaggttacctattgggaaggtacc
This region of Vitis vinifera cultivar Pinot Noir 40024 chromosome 5, ASM3070453v1 genomic DNA includes:
- the LOC104879355 gene encoding ankyrin repeat-containing protein NPR4 isoform X2, which translates into the protein MVIPIQSIIPCFQGSGYDIWSSKMRTLFISEDLWELVDMGYIEEEISKNAIRDVRKKDAKALFLIQQAIAENIFPQISKATKSKEAWDALQIEYQRTTKVATQDGDGSQTNIKTMVDIVYEAAAMGDIKILEEIPESEFEVQLSPKHNTILHIASEFGQTDCVKWILELPSCSSLLQRPNMNGDTPLHLAAREGHLEVVEALINTAKQLPLDIETKTSSEKVMLRMTNKGKDTALHEAVRYWHSDVVKLLIEEDPDFSYGANDSEITKMILGWKSDLTKQVDENGWSPLHCGAERGCDPTIVGELLNIDKSVAYLTIKDGNKTALHIASFHHHTKIVEEIVSHSPGCREQVDDKGNNAFHFAMMKKGDDDYYIHSYFRNKWLRTRGLVNEKDAQGNTPLHLLSCYQIRDVGLLWRHQVDKKAYNNEKLTAYDMTLRAKENVSAKRIQEQFEWAMPGNTSMAMEKSMKKLKKETESKEYKEKYTSELRKQGETHLIVSALITTVTFAAGFTLPGGYKEDDGKAILSKKAAFGAFVVTDTIAMVSSLCAVFLHFFMTMRKDDEFLEKHLLWAFIFTMVGMGAMAIAFATGLYVVLPHSSGLSFLSCILCSCFFLSFVVEYCQFWRGTISDMVDKITSSLKKKKE
- the LOC104879355 gene encoding ankyrin repeat-containing protein At5g02620 isoform X1, with amino-acid sequence MVIPIQSIIPCFQGSGYDIWSSKMRTLFISEDLWELVDMGYIEEEISKNAIRDVRKKDAKALFLIQQAIAENIFPQISKATKSKEAWDALQIEYQRTTKVATQDGDGSQTNIKTMVDIVYEAAAMGDIKILEEIPESEFEVQLSPKHNTILHIASEFGQTDCVKWILELPSCSSLLQRPNMNGDTPLHLAAREGHLEVVEALINTAKQLPLDIETKTSSEKVMLRMTNKGKDTALHEAVRYWHSDVVKLLIEEDPDFSYGANDSGTTPLYMAAERGYRDVVKIIIDNSTSPSYNGLMGRTALHAAVICNNQEITKMILGWKSDLTKQVDENGWSPLHCGAERGCDPTIVGELLNIDKSVAYLTIKDGNKTALHIASFHHHTKIVEEIVSHSPGCREQVDDKGNNAFHFAMMKKGDDDYYIHSYFRNKWLRTRGLVNEKDAQGNTPLHLLSCYQIRDVGLLWRHQVDKKAYNNEKLTAYDMTLRAKENVSAKRIQEQFEWAMPGNTSMAMEKSMKKLKKETESKEYKEKYTSELRKQGETHLIVSALITTVTFAAGFTLPGGYKEDDGKAILSKKAAFGAFVVTDTIAMVSSLCAVFLHFFMTMRKDDEFLEKHLLWAFIFTMVGMGAMAIAFATGLYVVLPHSSGLSFLSCILCSCFFLSFVVEYCQFWRGTISDMVDKITSSLKKKKE